The Rhodocytophaga rosea genome has a segment encoding these proteins:
- the galE gene encoding UDP-glucose 4-epimerase GalE, protein MSKIAVTGGAGFIGSHTVIELYRAGFEPIIIDDFSNSEISVLQGIENIIGTAVSCYDADCNNQQVMDTIFAHEKNITGIIHFAAFKAVGESVQQPVKYYRNNLNSLLVMMEMMGKYNVPHLVFSSSCTVYGQPEVLPVNEQSPILPAQSPYGSTKQLCEQMIEQMVKAGKPLKAISLRYFNPIGAHPSGHIGELPIGTPGNLVPFITQTAAGLRPMITVFGNDYDTADGTCVRDYIHVVDLAKAHVKALELLDRTHDSQYYDVFNVGTGAGNTVLEVIKTFEIVTGRKLNYKIGPRRAGDIEKIYAEVDKARDVLRWQSGLTLRDALKDAWNWQQKLQSKAETAQVPS, encoded by the coding sequence ATGAGCAAAATAGCAGTTACAGGAGGAGCCGGGTTTATAGGATCTCATACCGTAATAGAATTGTATAGGGCAGGCTTTGAACCTATCATTATTGATGATTTTTCAAATTCCGAAATATCAGTTTTACAAGGAATTGAAAATATCATAGGTACTGCCGTTTCTTGTTATGATGCTGATTGTAATAACCAGCAAGTAATGGATACTATATTTGCCCACGAAAAAAATATTACTGGTATTATTCATTTTGCTGCCTTTAAAGCAGTAGGTGAATCTGTACAACAACCGGTTAAGTATTACAGAAACAACCTGAATTCATTGCTGGTGATGATGGAAATGATGGGTAAATACAACGTTCCTCATCTGGTTTTTTCCTCTTCTTGTACAGTGTATGGACAGCCAGAAGTATTGCCTGTGAACGAGCAATCACCAATTTTGCCAGCACAGTCTCCTTATGGAAGTACTAAGCAATTATGCGAGCAGATGATCGAGCAAATGGTGAAAGCAGGGAAACCATTAAAAGCCATCTCTCTCCGGTATTTTAATCCGATCGGTGCCCATCCTTCTGGTCATATAGGTGAATTGCCCATTGGTACCCCTGGTAATCTGGTTCCTTTTATCACCCAGACGGCTGCTGGTTTACGACCCATGATTACGGTGTTTGGAAATGATTATGATACTGCCGATGGAACCTGTGTAAGAGATTATATTCATGTAGTTGATCTGGCCAAAGCGCATGTTAAAGCACTCGAATTATTAGACCGTACGCACGATTCTCAATATTATGATGTATTTAATGTAGGTACCGGAGCTGGTAATACGGTTCTGGAAGTAATTAAGACATTTGAAATTGTAACTGGAAGAAAACTGAATTATAAGATAGGTCCTCGCAGAGCCGGAGATATTGAAAAAATTTATGCTGAAGTAGATAAAGCCCGTGACGTATTGCGATGGCAGTCGGGACTTACCTTAAGAGATGCCTTAAAAGATGCATGGAACTGGCAACAAAAATTACAAAGTAAAGCTGAAACGGCTCAGGTTCCTTCTTAA
- a CDS encoding nucleotide sugar dehydrogenase: MLEQIINKHATLAVIGLGYVGLPIALAFAKKIKVIGFDINSHRISLMQQGIDPSGELTTKDFEGCDITFTHSLDDLRKASFFIVAVPTPIDTHTMPDLKPLLSASATVGKVLKKGDYVVYESTVYPGCTEEDCIPILEQESGLIFKKDFKVGYSPERINPGDKEHTLSKITKVVSGCGEDSLHVISEIYKLVVEAGVHKASSIKVAEAAKIIENTQRDLNIALMNELSMIFDRLKINTYEVLEAAGTKWNFLRFSPGLVGGHCIGVDPYYLTYKSKELGHDPKVILSGRQINDAMGAYVAKRTVQLMAKQGKDIVKAKVLIMGATFKENVEDIRNSKVADVVNELRSFGVHVDIIDPHADSDELKHEYGFELVPQAGSNYDAIILAVSHTEYIKLEESFFESLSASKAVIVDIKGIYRNKIKRLEYWSL; encoded by the coding sequence ATGCTTGAACAAATCATTAATAAACACGCAACACTGGCAGTAATTGGATTAGGATATGTTGGACTCCCCATTGCATTAGCCTTCGCAAAAAAAATCAAAGTAATTGGTTTTGATATTAATTCCCATAGAATTTCTCTGATGCAACAGGGGATAGATCCTAGTGGCGAACTTACCACTAAAGATTTTGAAGGCTGCGATATCACCTTTACACACAGCCTGGATGATCTGCGTAAAGCCTCATTCTTCATTGTTGCTGTGCCAACCCCAATAGATACCCATACTATGCCTGATCTGAAGCCACTACTATCTGCTTCAGCGACAGTAGGGAAAGTTCTAAAAAAAGGAGATTATGTGGTGTATGAATCAACCGTATATCCTGGCTGTACAGAAGAGGATTGTATTCCTATTCTGGAACAGGAATCAGGCCTTATTTTTAAAAAAGATTTTAAAGTAGGCTATTCTCCTGAACGTATAAATCCTGGCGACAAAGAACATACACTTTCTAAAATTACTAAAGTTGTTTCCGGCTGTGGAGAAGATTCTCTGCATGTAATTTCTGAAATATACAAGCTTGTGGTAGAGGCCGGCGTACACAAGGCTTCATCTATTAAAGTTGCTGAGGCAGCCAAAATCATCGAAAATACACAACGTGATCTAAATATTGCGCTGATGAATGAGTTATCCATGATCTTTGATAGGCTTAAAATCAATACATATGAAGTTTTGGAAGCAGCTGGGACAAAATGGAATTTCCTGCGTTTTTCACCTGGCTTGGTAGGAGGACATTGTATCGGCGTAGATCCCTATTATTTAACTTACAAATCCAAAGAGTTAGGGCATGATCCGAAAGTAATTTTGAGTGGCAGGCAGATTAATGATGCTATGGGTGCTTATGTAGCCAAGCGGACTGTACAATTGATGGCTAAACAAGGCAAAGATATTGTAAAAGCAAAAGTGTTAATTATGGGTGCTACTTTTAAGGAGAATGTAGAAGATATACGCAATTCTAAAGTAGCCGATGTGGTGAATGAATTGAGAAGTTTTGGAGTACATGTTGACATTATTGATCCCCATGCGGATTCAGATGAACTTAAGCATGAATATGGATTTGAACTTGTGCCACAAGCAGGAAGTAATTATGATGCGATTATTTTAGCTGTAAGCCATACTGAATATATAAAGCTTGAAGAATCATTTTTTGAATCTTTATCCGCATCAAAGGCAGTAATAGTTGATATTAAAGGTATTTACAGAAATAAAATTAAACGTTTGGAATACTGGTCTTTATAA
- a CDS encoding UDP-glucuronic acid decarboxylase family protein: MKRVLITGGAGFLGSHLCDRFIKEGYHVIAMDNLITGSMKNIEHLFKLPQFEFYHQDVSKYIHVPGSLDYILHFASPASPIDYLKIPIQTLKVGSLGTHHLLGLAKAKGARMLIASTSEVYGDPHVHPQNEDYWGNVNPIGPRGVYDEAKRFQEAMTMAYHTFHGLETRIVRIFNTYGPRMRLDDGRALPAFIGQAIKGEDLTVFGDGSQTRSFCYVDDLIEGIYRLLLSDYAYPVNVGNPDEITIKEFAEEIIKLTGTKQKIVYKPLPKDDPKQRRPDITRAKELLGWEPKVSRAEGLKITYEFFKNTLEN, from the coding sequence ATGAAGCGTGTACTCATTACCGGAGGAGCCGGATTTTTAGGATCTCATCTTTGTGACAGATTTATTAAAGAAGGATACCATGTAATTGCCATGGATAACTTGATTACAGGTTCTATGAAGAATATAGAACACTTATTCAAGTTGCCGCAATTTGAGTTCTACCATCAGGATGTTTCTAAATATATACACGTACCTGGCAGTTTGGACTATATTCTGCATTTCGCCTCTCCAGCCAGTCCGATAGATTATTTAAAAATACCTATTCAGACATTAAAGGTAGGCTCTTTGGGAACACATCATCTGCTTGGTTTGGCAAAAGCTAAAGGTGCCCGGATGCTGATTGCGTCTACTTCTGAAGTGTATGGTGATCCGCATGTACATCCACAGAATGAGGATTACTGGGGAAATGTAAATCCTATCGGCCCTAGAGGAGTTTATGATGAAGCAAAGCGTTTTCAGGAAGCGATGACAATGGCTTATCATACTTTTCATGGCCTGGAAACCAGGATTGTCCGTATCTTCAATACATATGGTCCGCGCATGCGATTAGATGATGGACGGGCGCTTCCAGCATTTATAGGACAAGCTATCAAAGGCGAGGATTTAACAGTATTTGGAGATGGTTCTCAAACCCGATCTTTCTGTTATGTTGATGATTTGATTGAAGGCATTTATCGCTTATTGTTAAGTGATTATGCCTATCCGGTAAATGTTGGTAATCCTGATGAGATTACTATTAAGGAGTTTGCTGAGGAAATCATCAAGCTGACAGGTACCAAACAAAAAATTGTGTATAAACCTTTGCCCAAAGATGATCCTAAACAGCGCCGTCCTGATATTACCAGAGCCAAGGAACTTTTAGGATGGGAACCAAAAGTTTCCCGTGCTGAAGGATTAAAGATTACTTATGAATTTTTTAAGAATACTTTAGAAAACTAA
- a CDS encoding UDP-glucose dehydrogenase family protein produces MKIAVVGTGYVGLVTGTCFAETGNEVTCVDIDVKKVEKLKNGIIPIYEPGLDILFERNIKAKRLRFTTDLAEGIKEAQIIFLALPTPPGEDGSADLKYILKVSDDLGPLLQDYTVIIDKSTVPVGTAEKVRDRIAKNAKVEFDVVSNPEFLREGVAVEDFMKPDRVVIGTESEKAQKVLTHLYNPLVRQGNPIIFMDERSAEMTKYAANAFLATKITFMNEIANLCEKVGANVDHVRMGIGSDSRIGKRFLFAGIGYGGSCFPKDVQALAKTSEEYNYDFKILQSVMEVNEIQKTKLIPKIKDYFDGALKGKTIAVWGLAFKPYTDDIREAPSLINIKELLEAGAKVKAYDPEAAENVKNIFGNKITLTDGPYSALENADALLIVTEWPLFRTPDFGVVSKLLKNKVIFDGRNLFDIAEMKELGYTYYSIGRETVNQESEVKA; encoded by the coding sequence ATGAAAATAGCCGTTGTAGGAACCGGGTACGTTGGTCTGGTAACAGGTACATGCTTCGCCGAAACAGGTAATGAGGTAACCTGTGTTGATATTGATGTTAAAAAAGTTGAAAAACTAAAAAATGGGATTATTCCAATTTACGAACCAGGCCTTGACATTCTTTTCGAGCGTAATATCAAAGCAAAACGTTTAAGATTTACAACTGATTTAGCTGAGGGTATTAAAGAGGCTCAAATCATTTTTCTGGCTTTACCTACACCTCCTGGCGAAGATGGATCAGCAGATTTGAAATATATCCTAAAAGTCTCTGACGATTTAGGCCCATTATTGCAGGATTACACGGTAATTATTGATAAAAGTACTGTCCCTGTAGGAACAGCTGAAAAGGTACGAGACAGAATTGCTAAAAATGCAAAGGTAGAATTTGATGTGGTTTCTAATCCTGAATTTCTCCGGGAAGGGGTTGCTGTTGAAGATTTTATGAAGCCTGACCGGGTGGTAATTGGAACTGAATCTGAAAAGGCCCAGAAAGTGCTTACTCATCTGTATAACCCACTTGTACGTCAGGGAAATCCAATCATCTTTATGGATGAACGTTCCGCTGAAATGACAAAATATGCAGCCAATGCTTTCCTGGCTACAAAAATTACTTTCATGAACGAGATTGCTAATCTTTGCGAAAAAGTTGGTGCAAATGTAGACCATGTTCGTATGGGCATAGGTTCAGATTCCCGCATTGGGAAACGCTTTTTGTTTGCTGGTATTGGATATGGTGGCAGCTGTTTTCCAAAAGATGTTCAGGCACTTGCGAAAACATCAGAAGAATATAATTACGACTTTAAAATTCTTCAATCAGTGATGGAAGTGAATGAGATTCAAAAAACCAAATTGATTCCAAAAATTAAAGATTATTTTGATGGCGCATTAAAAGGAAAAACCATTGCTGTTTGGGGATTAGCATTTAAACCCTATACCGACGATATCCGCGAAGCTCCTTCTTTAATAAATATCAAGGAATTATTGGAGGCTGGTGCTAAAGTGAAAGCTTACGATCCTGAAGCTGCAGAGAATGTAAAAAACATCTTTGGCAACAAAATTACTTTAACTGATGGCCCTTACTCTGCTCTTGAAAATGCAGATGCCTTACTTATTGTTACAGAATGGCCTTTGTTCCGTACGCCTGATTTTGGAGTAGTAAGTAAATTACTGAAGAACAAAGTTATTTTTGATGGACGAAATTTGTTTGACATTGCTGAAATGAAAGAATTAGGCTATACCTATTATAGCATAGGTAGAGAAACCGTTAACCAGGAATCAGAGGTAAAAGCATAA
- a CDS encoding VOC family protein: MNVLKIKETCLYVSDLQKSEDFYHGKLGFPIIGKVEGRHIFFRAGSSVLLCFIAEKTRQDTNLPPHYGSGHLHLAFEVSPQEYQLWKEKIQQAGITIEHEQAWKDDLHSFYFRDPDGHLLEIVPTGIWE, encoded by the coding sequence ATGAACGTATTGAAGATTAAAGAAACCTGCTTATATGTATCAGATCTTCAGAAAAGTGAAGATTTTTATCATGGCAAACTGGGGTTTCCTATTATTGGTAAAGTAGAAGGGCGGCATATATTTTTTAGGGCTGGCAGTTCTGTACTGCTCTGCTTTATTGCCGAAAAAACAAGGCAAGATACAAACCTGCCTCCCCATTACGGTTCCGGACACTTACACCTGGCTTTTGAAGTTAGTCCGCAGGAGTACCAGTTATGGAAAGAGAAGATACAACAAGCTGGTATCACTATTGAACATGAACAAGCATGGAAAGATGATCTTCACTCCTTCTATTTCCGTGATCCGGATGGGCACTTGCTGGAGATTGTACCAACAGGAATATGGGAGTAA
- a CDS encoding SDR family oxidoreductase has translation MENQPTASNKPESVPAQAQERQPGLETKMNPKPEYIRQGYKGSNKLKNKVALITGGDSGIGRSAAVHFAREGADVAIVYKDENEDAQATKEMIEQEGRRCILIAGDIGREEFCQEIVRQTVAQLGKLNIVVNNAAEQHPKENIEDITTEDLENTYRTNILSMFHIVKAAISHLQAGDSIINTTSVTAYRGSEHLIDYSSTKGAINSFTRSLSKNLAQKGIRVNAVAPGPIWTPLIPATFDEEKVAKFGKDTPLGRPGQPSEVGPSYVFLASEDTSYMTGQILHPNGGEIVNA, from the coding sequence ATGGAAAACCAGCCCACCGCTAGCAATAAACCAGAATCAGTACCAGCACAAGCACAGGAACGTCAGCCTGGTTTGGAAACAAAGATGAATCCTAAGCCAGAATATATACGGCAAGGCTATAAAGGCAGCAATAAATTGAAGAATAAAGTAGCCCTTATCACCGGAGGCGATAGTGGTATTGGACGGTCGGCAGCTGTACATTTTGCCCGCGAAGGTGCAGATGTTGCCATTGTATACAAGGATGAAAATGAAGATGCCCAGGCCACGAAAGAAATGATAGAGCAGGAGGGAAGAAGGTGTATTCTCATAGCCGGAGATATTGGCCGCGAAGAATTCTGCCAGGAAATTGTACGACAAACAGTAGCGCAGTTGGGTAAACTAAATATTGTGGTAAATAATGCGGCTGAACAACATCCCAAAGAGAATATAGAAGACATCACGACAGAGGATCTGGAAAATACCTACCGGACCAATATTCTGTCTATGTTCCATATTGTAAAAGCGGCAATTTCGCATTTGCAAGCTGGTGACTCAATTATTAACACGACTTCCGTAACGGCTTACCGGGGAAGCGAACATCTGATTGATTATTCGTCTACTAAAGGTGCTATTAATTCTTTTACGCGTTCTTTGTCCAAGAATCTGGCGCAAAAAGGCATCCGGGTGAATGCAGTAGCACCAGGCCCTATCTGGACACCCTTGATCCCAGCAACATTTGATGAGGAGAAAGTAGCTAAGTTTGGTAAAGATACGCCTTTAGGAAGGCCAGGGCAGCCTTCTGAAGTGGGTCCAAGTTATGTATTCCTGGCTTCTGAAGATACCTCTTATATGACCGGCCAGATTCTGCACCCGAATGGGGGTGAGATTGTGAATGCGTAG
- a CDS encoding Crp/Fnr family transcriptional regulator: MIPVEILKRYGSQEVELDKEEVLFREGDAPLHYFQIVTGSIKMVNYSYDGQEFIQGIFEDNESFGEPPLFADFRYPSDAIAIKDTVLIKLRKESFLQLLKDNFDIHLKFSEVFAKRLKYKSMVLKEISSYAPDHRLITLIKYFKAHSEAPKHEKFLVPYTRQQLADMTGLRVETVIRTVSKLKEEGKVSVIKHKIYLN; encoded by the coding sequence ATGATACCAGTAGAAATATTAAAGCGATATGGAAGCCAGGAAGTAGAACTCGATAAGGAAGAGGTGCTGTTCCGGGAAGGAGATGCACCCCTGCATTACTTTCAGATTGTAACTGGAAGTATCAAGATGGTAAATTATAGCTATGACGGGCAGGAATTTATACAAGGCATTTTTGAAGACAATGAAAGTTTCGGAGAGCCGCCTTTGTTTGCAGACTTCAGATATCCCAGCGATGCCATTGCTATTAAAGATACGGTGTTAATTAAGCTACGGAAAGAGTCATTCCTACAATTACTGAAAGATAATTTTGACATACACCTGAAATTCAGTGAGGTGTTCGCAAAAAGACTGAAATACAAGTCGATGGTACTGAAAGAAATTTCCTCTTATGCCCCTGATCACCGGCTGATCACCCTTATCAAATACTTCAAAGCCCATTCTGAGGCGCCAAAGCATGAAAAATTTCTTGTTCCTTATACCCGTCAGCAACTTGCTGATATGACAGGTTTACGCGTGGAAACTGTGATACGGACTGTAAGCAAGTTGAAAGAAGAAGGAAAAGTTAGTGTGATCAAGCATAAAATATACTTAAACTGA
- the nosZ gene encoding Sec-dependent nitrous-oxide reductase encodes MKTLYKIRANWAYMLLAGSLAVSTGCRNTEGTTGSAIGSDNEAARKVFVAPGKHDEYYAYLSGGFNGQVDVYGLPSGRLLKVIPVFSQNPENGYGYSEESKPMLNTSFGFIPWDDLHHPKLSRTNGKPDGRFLFVNGNNTPRIARVDLKTFETAEIIEIPNSAGQHCSPYPTDNTEYVVAGTRFAVPISNDGGGIEDVPLDTYKDKFRASLSFIKVDPASGEMNIDFQILVPGFDFDLANGGKGPSADWMFFTSYNTEKAGTLKEIGASQNDKDYLAAINWKKAAEYAQQGKAREIPANYYHNKLDHNTHSVTSTQKKTVRVLLPEDCPGMMYLIPVPKSPHGVDVDPTGENIVVSGKLAAVIPVHSYAKMIKAIADKAYETTINGIPVLKYESVLAGEVQKPGLGPLHTEFDAKGNAYTSMFVSSEVVKWSVKTREVLDRIPVYYSIGHLMIPGGDTQNPDGKYLLAMNKITKDRYLPTGPELAQSAQLIDISGEKMKLLLDFPTFGEPHYAQAIKADIVSKNSTKFYRLDENEHPYATKKEADARVERKGNEVHIYMTAIRSHLAPDNIEGIKVGDEVYFHITNLEQDWDVPHGFAVMGNQNAELLIMPGETKTLKWVPTKKGVTPFYCTDFCSALHQEMQGYARVSEKGANVPIKFWLGEPKKGI; translated from the coding sequence ATGAAAACTTTATATAAAATAAGAGCAAACTGGGCCTATATGCTGCTGGCAGGTTCGCTTGCTGTATCTACTGGCTGCAGAAATACAGAAGGCACCACAGGCTCTGCCATTGGCTCCGACAATGAGGCTGCCCGGAAGGTGTTTGTCGCTCCAGGTAAGCATGATGAATATTACGCCTATTTATCAGGTGGTTTTAACGGGCAGGTAGACGTTTACGGATTACCTTCCGGCCGTTTGCTAAAAGTAATTCCGGTATTTTCGCAAAACCCGGAAAATGGCTATGGATATTCCGAAGAATCCAAGCCTATGCTGAATACTTCTTTTGGATTTATTCCCTGGGATGATTTGCACCACCCCAAACTCTCGCGCACCAATGGAAAACCCGATGGCCGGTTCTTGTTTGTGAATGGCAATAATACACCACGTATAGCAAGAGTAGATCTGAAAACTTTTGAAACCGCCGAAATCATTGAAATTCCTAACAGTGCCGGTCAACACTGCTCGCCTTACCCCACAGATAATACCGAATACGTAGTAGCGGGTACCCGTTTTGCCGTGCCGATTTCTAATGATGGTGGAGGCATTGAAGATGTGCCGCTGGATACGTACAAAGATAAATTCCGGGCTTCATTATCCTTTATTAAAGTAGACCCGGCATCTGGCGAAATGAATATCGACTTCCAGATTCTGGTGCCAGGTTTTGACTTTGACTTAGCCAATGGCGGCAAAGGCCCTTCTGCCGACTGGATGTTTTTTACTTCTTATAATACAGAAAAAGCCGGAACACTGAAAGAGATAGGTGCTTCTCAAAATGATAAAGACTATTTAGCTGCGATCAACTGGAAAAAAGCGGCTGAATATGCACAACAAGGCAAAGCCAGAGAAATTCCGGCTAACTATTACCATAATAAACTTGACCACAACACACATAGCGTAACTTCCACCCAGAAGAAAACGGTGCGTGTGTTGTTGCCGGAAGATTGTCCAGGGATGATGTATCTGATTCCAGTGCCTAAATCACCCCATGGCGTAGACGTAGATCCCACCGGTGAGAACATTGTAGTAAGTGGTAAACTGGCAGCAGTGATTCCGGTACACTCGTATGCTAAAATGATCAAAGCCATTGCAGACAAAGCCTATGAAACAACTATCAACGGTATTCCGGTGCTAAAATATGAAAGTGTACTGGCAGGAGAAGTGCAAAAACCAGGGTTAGGCCCCCTGCATACCGAGTTTGATGCCAAAGGAAATGCCTATACTTCCATGTTCGTGTCGTCAGAGGTAGTGAAATGGAGCGTAAAAACCCGTGAAGTATTAGACCGCATTCCGGTGTATTATTCTATCGGCCACTTAATGATTCCAGGAGGTGATACACAAAATCCGGATGGAAAATATTTGCTGGCGATGAACAAAATCACCAAAGACCGCTACCTGCCTACTGGTCCTGAGTTAGCACAAAGTGCCCAGCTCATTGATATTTCCGGCGAGAAAATGAAGCTGCTGCTCGACTTCCCGACTTTCGGCGAACCACATTATGCACAAGCCATTAAAGCAGACATTGTATCCAAAAACAGCACTAAGTTCTACCGCCTGGATGAAAACGAACACCCCTATGCAACTAAGAAAGAAGCAGATGCCAGAGTAGAACGGAAAGGCAATGAGGTACACATATATATGACGGCTATCCGCAGTCACCTGGCTCCAGATAATATTGAAGGCATCAAAGTAGGCGATGAGGTATACTTCCACATCACCAACCTGGAACAAGACTGGGACGTACCGCATGGATTTGCTGTAATGGGTAACCAGAATGCCGAACTGCTAATTATGCCTGGTGAAACCAAAACCTTAAAATGGGTGCCTACTAAAAAAGGAGTAACCCCCTTCTATTGTACCGACTTCTGTTCTGCGCTGCACCAGGAAATGCAAGGCTATGCCAGAGTTTCTGAAAAAGGTGCTAATGTGCCGATCAAGTTCTGGCTGGGCGAACCTAAGAAAGGGATATAA
- a CDS encoding nitrous oxide reductase accessory protein NosL, which translates to MITPLKIYVGLTSILLLIACQSGPEPIAYGSDNCHHCKMTISDNRYGSELVTQKGKVYKFDSIECMAQYLDENEAGASAKTLLATDYKNPGQFIEVSKAIFLQSEQMPSPMGMFLTAFSDQETASQFAAEKSGNLLTWEATQKLCASHGNAH; encoded by the coding sequence ATGATAACGCCGCTAAAAATATATGTTGGTCTAACGTCCATCCTGTTGCTTATTGCCTGCCAGTCTGGACCTGAGCCTATTGCGTACGGCAGTGATAATTGTCATCACTGCAAAATGACTATTTCTGATAACCGCTATGGTTCAGAGCTGGTAACCCAGAAAGGCAAAGTATATAAGTTTGATTCCATTGAATGTATGGCTCAATACCTGGATGAAAATGAAGCTGGTGCTTCTGCCAAAACATTGCTGGCAACAGATTATAAAAATCCTGGCCAGTTCATTGAAGTAAGCAAAGCTATTTTCCTGCAAAGTGAGCAGATGCCTAGTCCGATGGGAATGTTTCTTACAGCGTTCAGCGATCAGGAAACTGCCAGCCAGTTTGCCGCAGAAAAATCCGGAAATCTGTTAACCTGGGAAGCAACCCAGAAACTTTGTGCTAGTCATGGAAATGCTCACTAA